One stretch of Roseovarius mucosus DNA includes these proteins:
- a CDS encoding SCO family protein, which produces MKLRTLLLAVACSGFASGALAHGPEKHAAPPVLAPSDPVTALPWKLGGAFELVDHTGKTRTQTDPDGRMQLVFFGYANCPGICSAALPMMVDAAELVKQRGIPVSPIMITIDPELDTPKTIGPALAEISTDLIGLTGNPEALSKAYRAFQITFEKVMDHPEYGPIYAHSSHIFLLDADGKVLTLIPPVLPAEQFADIVMKYAGS; this is translated from the coding sequence ATGAAACTCCGAACTCTGCTGCTGGCCGTGGCATGTAGCGGTTTCGCATCTGGCGCATTGGCGCATGGCCCGGAAAAGCACGCAGCGCCGCCCGTCCTTGCGCCATCGGATCCAGTGACGGCACTGCCATGGAAACTGGGCGGCGCGTTCGAGCTTGTCGACCATACCGGCAAAACCCGCACCCAGACTGATCCGGACGGTCGGATGCAGCTTGTATTCTTCGGCTATGCCAATTGCCCCGGCATCTGCAGTGCGGCCCTGCCAATGATGGTGGATGCGGCAGAGCTTGTGAAACAGCGTGGCATTCCAGTCAGCCCGATCATGATCACCATAGACCCGGAGCTGGACACACCCAAGACGATCGGGCCCGCCTTGGCTGAAATCTCGACGGATCTTATTGGCCTGACCGGCAATCCCGAGGCGTTGAGCAAGGCCTATCGTGCGTTTCAGATCACCTTTGAAAAGGTCATGGATCATCCAGAATATGGGCCCATCTATGCCCATAGCAGCCATATCTTTCTGCTCGACGCGGACGGAAAGGTATTGACCCTCATTCCGCCGGTTCTGCCAGCAGAGCAGTTCGCAGACATCGTGATGAAATACGCCGGAAGCTGA